Proteins from a single region of Campylobacter sputorum:
- a CDS encoding ribonucleoside-diphosphate reductase subunit alpha, producing MKVIKRNGRTEELDISKIKKYTKEAVEGLDNVSLSELEVDAKIQFRDMITTEEIQQTLIKTAVEKIDIDRPNWTFVAARLFLYDLYHKVTGYSGYNHLREYFEKGEKAGRIMLGLKDKYDLDDLNSYLDYKRDLQFNYLGIKTLYDRYLIKDSNAKPIELPQHMFMAIAMFLAQNEFDCQSWAKKFYDLISKFEVMPATPTLSNARTTRHQLSSCYIGSTPDNIEGIFDSYKEMALLSKFGGGVGWDWNQVRAVGGAIDGHKNAAGGIIPFLKITNDLAVAVDQLGTRKGAIAVYVEPWHMDVSDFIDLRKNSGEERRRAHELFPALWINDLFMKRVANNERWTLFDPVDVKDLCELYGEEFEKKYTEYENDENIPKNTMQAKELWKKILTNYFETGMPFLCFKDSANKANPNNHKGLIRSSNLCTEIFQNTDPSYYKIKVIYKDKSIDVFDEEDDVTVDGGYTKKAKKITALDSINSKEIYIVEKEVIEGKTAVCNLASINLSKINSQEDINRVVPIAIRMLDNVIDLNFYPHIKVKNTNLASRSIGLGIMGEAQMLAQKGIQWGSYEHLVKIDEIMENISYNAIYASSNLALEKGKYPDFEGSKWSKGIFPIDTANQKAKDLIKRDGLFDERTRDWKKLKEKVMSDGIRNGYLMAIAPTSSISILVGTTQTIEPVYKRKWFEHNLSGMIPVVVPNLSPDTWQYYTPAYDIDQRLLIKAGAIRQKWIDQGQSLNIFISLEKATGGILNQIYTLAWELGLKSTYYLRSQSPESEIDQKTAVDRSIECEGCQ from the coding sequence TTGAAAGTAATAAAAAGAAACGGTAGAACAGAAGAGTTAGACATAAGTAAGATTAAAAAATACACAAAAGAAGCTGTTGAGGGCTTAGATAATGTAAGTTTAAGTGAGCTTGAAGTTGATGCAAAAATTCAGTTTCGTGATATGATAACAACAGAAGAGATTCAACAAACTCTCATAAAAACAGCTGTTGAAAAGATAGACATTGATAGACCAAATTGGACATTTGTTGCAGCAAGGCTATTTTTATATGATTTATATCATAAGGTTACAGGATATAGCGGATACAACCACCTTAGAGAATATTTTGAAAAAGGCGAAAAAGCTGGGCGTATAATGCTTGGACTTAAAGATAAATATGATTTAGATGATTTAAATTCATATTTAGATTACAAAAGAGATTTACAATTTAACTATCTTGGTATCAAAACGCTTTATGACAGATATCTTATCAAAGATAGTAACGCCAAGCCTATAGAATTACCTCAACATATGTTTATGGCAATAGCTATGTTTCTTGCACAAAATGAATTTGACTGCCAAAGTTGGGCAAAAAAATTCTATGATCTAATAAGTAAATTTGAAGTAATGCCAGCAACCCCAACTCTATCAAACGCAAGAACAACTCGCCATCAACTATCAAGTTGCTATATTGGCTCAACTCCAGATAATATAGAGGGGATTTTTGATAGCTATAAAGAAATGGCACTATTATCTAAATTTGGCGGTGGTGTTGGTTGGGATTGGAATCAAGTAAGAGCAGTTGGTGGAGCGATAGATGGGCATAAAAATGCTGCTGGCGGAATTATCCCTTTTCTTAAGATAACAAATGACCTTGCAGTTGCAGTTGATCAACTTGGCACTAGAAAAGGTGCAATTGCAGTTTATGTAGAGCCGTGGCATATGGATGTAAGCGATTTTATAGACTTACGAAAAAACTCTGGCGAAGAAAGAAGGAGAGCACACGAACTCTTTCCGGCACTTTGGATAAATGACCTTTTTATGAAAAGAGTTGCGAACAATGAAAGATGGACACTTTTTGATCCAGTTGATGTAAAAGATCTTTGTGAACTTTATGGGGAAGAATTTGAAAAAAAATATACAGAGTATGAAAATGATGAAAATATCCCAAAAAACACAATGCAAGCAAAAGAACTTTGGAAAAAAATCTTAACAAATTACTTTGAAACCGGAATGCCATTTTTATGTTTTAAAGATAGTGCAAATAAAGCAAATCCGAATAACCACAAAGGACTTATAAGAAGTTCAAATTTATGCACCGAAATTTTCCAAAATACAGATCCAAGCTACTATAAAATAAAAGTAATTTATAAAGATAAAAGCATAGATGTTTTTGATGAAGAAGATGATGTAACAGTAGATGGCGGATATACAAAAAAAGCTAAGAAAATCACAGCACTTGATAGTATAAACTCTAAAGAAATTTATATCGTAGAAAAAGAAGTTATAGAGGGTAAAACTGCGGTTTGTAATCTTGCAAGTATAAATTTAAGTAAGATAAATTCTCAAGAAGATATCAATAGAGTTGTCCCAATAGCCATAAGAATGCTTGATAATGTAATTGATTTAAATTTCTATCCTCACATAAAAGTTAAAAATACAAACTTAGCGTCAAGATCAATAGGACTTGGAATAATGGGCGAAGCTCAAATGTTAGCCCAAAAGGGCATACAATGGGGAAGCTATGAACATCTTGTAAAGATAGACGAGATAATGGAAAATATAAGCTATAACGCTATTTATGCATCTTCAAATTTGGCACTAGAAAAAGGTAAATATCCTGATTTTGAAGGCTCAAAATGGAGCAAAGGTATTTTTCCAATAGACACAGCAAATCAAAAAGCAAAAGATCTTATAAAAAGAGATGGGCTTTTTGATGAAAGAACAAGGGATTGGAAAAAACTAAAAGAAAAAGTTATGAGCGATGGCATACGAAATGGGTATCTTATGGCTATAGCTCCAACTTCTAGTATAAGCATTTTAGTTGGAACAACCCAAACCATAGAACCAGTTTATAAACGTAAATGGTTTGAACACAATCTAAGCGGTATGATACCAGTAGTTGTGCCAAATTTAAGCCCTGATACATGGCAATACTACACACCAGCTTATGATATAGATCAAAGACTTTTGATAAAAGCCGGTGCTATTCG